One genomic window of Corynebacterium pseudotuberculosis includes the following:
- a CDS encoding endo-beta-N-acetylglucosaminidase family protein yields the protein MHNSPRSVSRLITVGITSALFASTFSAVASAESATLSKEPLKASPGRADTVGVQTTCNAKPIFFGYYRTWRDKAIQLKDDDPWKDKLQVKLTDIPEHVNMVSLFPVEDNQKSDQQFWETFHREYQPELKKRGTRVVRTVGAQLLLNKIKDKNLYGKHVEDDYKYREIARDVYNEYVVKHNLDGLDVDMELRQVEKQLNLKWQLRKIMGAFSELMGPKAPANEGKKPDHEGYKYLIYDTFDNAQTSQVGLVADLVDYVLAQTYKKDTKESVTQVWNGFRDKINSCQFMAGYAHPEENDTNRFLTAVGEVNKSGAMQVAEWKPEGGEKGGTFAYALDRDGRTYDGDDFTTLKPTDFAFTKRAIELTTGESSTDLGKPTGSR from the coding sequence ATGCATAATTCTCCTCGATCAGTCTCACGCCTTATTACGGTAGGCATAACTTCCGCTCTCTTTGCTAGCACTTTTAGCGCTGTAGCATCCGCAGAGTCTGCAACCTTGTCCAAAGAGCCGCTGAAAGCAAGCCCTGGACGCGCAGACACGGTGGGAGTGCAAACAACATGTAACGCCAAACCAATTTTCTTCGGCTATTACCGCACCTGGCGCGATAAGGCCATCCAGCTTAAGGACGACGACCCTTGGAAAGACAAGCTCCAGGTCAAGCTGACGGACATTCCCGAGCACGTCAATATGGTCTCGTTGTTCCCTGTGGAAGATAATCAGAAGAGCGATCAGCAATTCTGGGAAACCTTCCACAGGGAATACCAGCCCGAGCTCAAAAAACGCGGTACCCGAGTTGTTCGGACCGTCGGCGCGCAGTTGCTGCTCAATAAGATTAAAGATAAAAACCTCTACGGAAAGCATGTTGAAGACGACTACAAGTATCGGGAGATAGCACGCGATGTATATAACGAGTACGTCGTCAAACATAATCTTGATGGCTTAGACGTAGACATGGAACTCCGCCAGGTGGAGAAACAACTAAACCTCAAGTGGCAGCTGCGCAAAATCATGGGAGCGTTCTCCGAGCTCATGGGCCCCAAAGCCCCTGCAAATGAGGGGAAAAAGCCAGATCATGAGGGTTATAAGTACCTTATTTATGACACCTTTGATAATGCCCAGACATCACAGGTCGGGCTGGTCGCAGACCTAGTGGATTATGTCCTGGCTCAGACCTATAAGAAGGACACAAAAGAGAGCGTCACCCAGGTATGGAATGGCTTCCGAGACAAGATCAATTCCTGCCAGTTTATGGCTGGGTATGCCCACCCGGAGGAAAATGACACAAATCGATTCCTCACCGCAGTAGGAGAAGTGAATAAATCTGGCGCAATGCAGGTCGCAGAGTGGAAGCCAGAAGGCGGAGAAAAGGGCGGGACCTTCGCCTACGCCCTGGATAGGGACGGGCGCACCTACGATGGAGACGATTTCACCACACTCAAACCGACCGATTTTGCCTTTACCAAGCGCGCAATCGAGCTAACCACCGGCGAATCGTCTACAGACTTAGGAAAGCCAACTGGTTCTAGATAA
- the adhP gene encoding alcohol dehydrogenase AdhP codes for MKTDFPEAFTAAVVDNFGPELNIHDVVLPEPGPNQALVKLVASGICHTDLHAAEGDWPVKPEPPFVPGHEGVGEVVKLGPGHHRVQLGDMVGNVWLWSACGECEYCRTGRETLCNDAEYGGYTVDGSFGEYMLVDTRYCARIPEGSDPVEVAPILCAGVTVYKGLKETECKPGQYMVISGIGGLGHIAVQYAVAMGMRVIAVDIADEKLELARKHGAEFAVNALKEDPVESINAFTSGGAHGVLVTAVHPQAFGQAIGMARKGGTIVFNGLPPGEFPAPIFEIVFKGLTIRGSLVGTRQDLEEALDFYARGMIKPTVTECKLGDVNSVFADMHKGTVDGRMAIRY; via the coding sequence GTGAAAACCGATTTCCCTGAGGCCTTCACCGCCGCTGTAGTTGACAACTTTGGCCCTGAACTCAATATCCACGATGTTGTTTTGCCCGAGCCGGGACCTAATCAGGCATTGGTAAAGCTGGTGGCCTCTGGTATTTGCCATACAGATCTTCATGCGGCGGAAGGGGACTGGCCGGTAAAACCGGAACCGCCTTTTGTCCCCGGGCATGAAGGCGTGGGGGAAGTTGTGAAATTGGGACCCGGCCATCATCGCGTGCAACTTGGAGACATGGTGGGCAACGTTTGGCTTTGGTCCGCCTGTGGGGAGTGCGAGTACTGCCGCACCGGACGTGAAACCCTTTGCAATGACGCCGAATATGGCGGCTATACGGTCGACGGCTCTTTTGGTGAATACATGCTGGTAGATACCCGCTACTGTGCGCGTATTCCAGAAGGCTCCGATCCAGTTGAAGTGGCCCCCATCTTGTGTGCCGGCGTGACCGTGTACAAAGGCCTCAAAGAAACCGAGTGTAAGCCGGGCCAGTACATGGTGATTTCCGGCATCGGTGGCCTAGGGCATATCGCTGTGCAGTATGCGGTGGCTATGGGAATGCGAGTGATCGCTGTGGATATTGCAGATGAGAAGCTCGAGCTGGCGCGTAAGCACGGTGCAGAATTTGCAGTCAATGCGTTGAAGGAAGACCCGGTTGAGTCGATCAACGCATTTACCTCAGGTGGTGCGCATGGCGTTTTGGTCACTGCCGTGCACCCGCAGGCGTTTGGACAAGCCATCGGGATGGCCAGAAAAGGCGGAACCATCGTATTTAATGGGCTTCCTCCAGGAGAGTTCCCGGCACCGATTTTTGAGATTGTGTTCAAGGGGTTAACTATTCGCGGTTCATTGGTGGGAACGCGCCAGGACCTAGAAGAAGCCCTGGATTTCTATGCACGCGGAATGATCAAACCGACCGTTACGGAATGCAAGCTTGGCGACGTCAACAGTGTCTTCGCCGATATGCATAAAGGCACGGTTGATGGTCGCATGGCTATTAGGTATTAA
- a CDS encoding alpha/beta hydrolase: MMFTLESRQLRNSAHAFSAFSSSGSSAAHDLRSTWNRGLEQLCGRAFESAAAALIRPLNRWADPHKTARCIARILSMTAHLQKELERHHEHLLLLPQRTVDESIILTRAIMYLEEAGKLLDATCAHSITQLAALCTDESDYLPSTLTATQLRTDFPDAEILQLDAHHAVVAFGNVSTASSITTLVAGVTSSDPTTWSDSFYTAKRISQVTGGAAVAWLGYSAPANLPAAIATAPASRGAQALKDFQSSLRLRNPRAKLLVLGHSYGSVVAGKAAATGLDADTLIFAGSPGVSPEIKLNSDSPRVISALGSLDPIGLTGTKYTALHGKDPTAAGFPAEQWGIPGGHSSYVTSPLFLTRLAAEARR, from the coding sequence GTGATGTTCACATTAGAATCCCGACAACTCCGCAATTCCGCCCATGCGTTTTCAGCCTTTTCCAGCTCAGGGAGCTCTGCCGCCCATGATCTTCGTTCCACGTGGAACCGAGGGTTAGAACAGCTTTGCGGGAGAGCCTTTGAGAGCGCAGCCGCCGCGCTCATCCGACCCCTTAACCGCTGGGCCGATCCCCATAAGACAGCCAGATGCATTGCACGCATCCTCTCCATGACCGCCCATCTTCAAAAAGAATTAGAACGCCATCACGAGCACTTACTCTTACTTCCGCAACGCACCGTCGATGAATCCATCATCCTCACTAGAGCCATCATGTATCTGGAAGAAGCAGGAAAGCTTCTCGACGCCACCTGCGCCCACTCCATCACACAACTCGCGGCTTTGTGCACCGATGAATCCGATTACCTCCCGAGCACACTAACCGCAACGCAGCTACGCACCGACTTTCCCGACGCCGAGATACTCCAGCTAGACGCCCACCACGCGGTAGTCGCCTTCGGCAATGTATCCACAGCCAGCTCGATCACCACCCTCGTGGCCGGAGTAACATCTTCCGACCCCACTACCTGGTCAGATAGCTTTTACACCGCCAAACGCATATCCCAAGTAACGGGAGGGGCGGCCGTTGCCTGGCTGGGATACTCCGCCCCGGCCAATCTCCCCGCCGCAATTGCCACAGCTCCCGCATCTCGTGGGGCACAGGCATTAAAAGATTTTCAGTCCTCCTTGCGCCTCAGAAACCCCAGGGCAAAACTACTGGTATTAGGGCACAGCTATGGTTCTGTAGTTGCAGGCAAAGCAGCGGCAACCGGGCTAGACGCAGATACCCTTATTTTTGCTGGCAGCCCCGGAGTTTCCCCGGAGATCAAACTCAATTCCGATTCACCTCGCGTCATCTCAGCCCTCGGATCTTTAGACCCCATCGGATTAACCGGAACCAAATACACAGCCCTGCACGGCAAAGACCCCACCGCGGCCGGTTTCCCGGCCGAACAATGGGGAATCCCCGGAGGGCATTCGAGCTATGTAACCAGCCCGCTTTTTCTCACGCGCCTTGCGGCAGAGGCACGGCGTTAA
- a CDS encoding carbon-nitrogen hydrolase family protein — protein MRIALAQISATGNKQENLRLIEDQTRYAAQRGANLVVFPEASMQAFDTGRLDINAEDISGAFVGRIKELTDELGIGVAVGMFTPADTVDVEGKSINRVHNTLVVTLPGAENPIFYNKIHTYDAFGYHESHTVKAGEDVVIFSYGGITFGLSTCYDVRLPGQFRTLAQRGAEVILLPASWANGTGKKEQWQLLTAARALDATCFVVAVDQADSGVKGPTGIGFSRVIGPDGVCIAEAGAGPELLIADISTKDLSDVRSAIPVLLGVDEYANASLEPNNI, from the coding sequence ATGCGAATTGCGTTGGCACAAATTTCTGCTACAGGCAACAAACAGGAAAATCTGCGTCTGATTGAAGATCAGACACGGTATGCGGCGCAGCGGGGGGCTAATCTGGTGGTTTTCCCCGAGGCCTCAATGCAGGCATTTGATACTGGACGCCTAGATATAAATGCTGAGGATATATCAGGGGCTTTTGTGGGGCGGATCAAGGAGCTGACCGATGAGCTGGGCATTGGCGTCGCGGTGGGGATGTTTACTCCGGCGGATACGGTAGACGTTGAGGGAAAGAGCATCAACAGGGTGCATAACACGCTGGTTGTTACTCTTCCGGGGGCGGAAAATCCGATTTTTTATAACAAAATCCATACGTATGATGCCTTTGGCTATCACGAATCTCATACCGTTAAGGCCGGGGAGGATGTGGTTATTTTCTCCTACGGGGGAATCACTTTTGGCTTGTCTACCTGCTATGACGTGAGGCTTCCTGGGCAATTCCGGACGCTGGCGCAGCGTGGGGCGGAAGTGATCCTGCTGCCGGCTAGCTGGGCTAATGGCACGGGTAAGAAGGAACAATGGCAGTTGCTTACGGCTGCGCGGGCTCTGGATGCAACGTGTTTTGTGGTGGCGGTGGATCAGGCGGACTCTGGGGTAAAAGGCCCGACTGGCATTGGTTTTTCTCGGGTCATCGGACCGGATGGGGTGTGCATAGCGGAAGCTGGTGCCGGGCCTGAACTGCTCATCGCCGATATCTCTACGAAGGATCTTTCCGACGTTAGATCTGCCATACCCGTTTTATTGGGTGTGGATGAGTACGCAAACGCCTCTCTCGAGCCTAACAATATTTAA
- a CDS encoding efflux RND transporter periplasmic adaptor subunit translates to MPAAVASRAWTTLKKKKVFIPLLSVVALVGVGTYFVAPADQGQIVPTTEYTQLESSEVANRVLVEGTVEPIRTATLYTHLTGPIASISTKVGDKVSTDQLLAKIDTSTAQTELASQRATAAQSLNQAMAQAETAQQQYDQLKSRLDQGLNAEINTANAQQRQANEEYIKAQQAFDRKAQDRQQVNTPELRSQDAAVKQARDQLISAALDAARTGAVTAFGIAGSSQNDDSQNQAQGPSQSPSGSGQSVVESVIGSADSLVKLNSAQRQLSEAERNYISTLATVDRELSDSQRAVANAFETHKEASTNAAAAEFAAQQQLAQHELAINQAWRGANTAQDASALTLNKLQLDINSSDVRAPFSGVVMAVPAQQGKPAAGEGLVTIGDDSSLIVNADVKEADVAKLRVSDKVTLTSTSSGTKTFQGRIKKIVNVAKPAASGSENAGKTKPLYPVEIELTGNRDGLLIGGSVKARVNIDKNREPIKLPSEAVYQENNAKKVLVIAEKDGVSVIESRTVTVGNTTDIIAEITGGELKPGDKVLNQASKYKDLIGTPVTMQQNAIVEGN, encoded by the coding sequence ATGCCAGCCGCAGTCGCGTCTAGAGCTTGGACGACGTTAAAGAAGAAAAAAGTTTTTATACCGCTTCTGTCGGTTGTGGCATTGGTTGGAGTGGGGACATATTTTGTTGCTCCCGCAGACCAGGGGCAGATAGTTCCCACCACCGAGTACACCCAGCTGGAGTCCTCGGAGGTGGCTAACCGTGTTTTGGTAGAAGGCACTGTTGAGCCCATCCGTACCGCAACGCTCTATACGCACCTCACCGGTCCTATCGCCAGTATCTCTACCAAGGTGGGCGATAAGGTATCCACCGATCAGCTATTGGCAAAGATTGACACATCTACCGCTCAGACTGAGCTGGCCAGCCAGCGTGCCACGGCCGCTCAGAGCCTGAATCAGGCGATGGCGCAGGCAGAGACAGCTCAGCAGCAGTATGATCAGCTCAAGAGCCGTCTTGACCAGGGGCTAAACGCTGAGATCAACACTGCCAACGCGCAGCAGCGTCAGGCAAATGAGGAATACATCAAGGCTCAGCAGGCCTTTGATCGTAAGGCTCAAGACCGTCAGCAGGTGAACACCCCAGAGCTGCGTAGCCAAGACGCAGCAGTAAAGCAAGCTCGCGACCAGCTGATCTCTGCGGCTCTTGACGCCGCGCGGACTGGCGCCGTGACCGCTTTTGGCATTGCCGGTAGCTCTCAAAATGACGATTCTCAGAACCAGGCTCAGGGGCCCAGCCAGTCTCCTTCCGGATCTGGACAATCCGTCGTTGAATCCGTGATTGGTAGCGCAGACTCACTAGTCAAGCTCAATAGCGCGCAGCGTCAGCTGTCAGAAGCTGAGCGCAACTACATCTCCACCCTGGCCACAGTAGATAGGGAGCTAAGCGATTCCCAGCGGGCAGTCGCAAACGCTTTTGAAACTCACAAGGAAGCTTCCACTAATGCTGCAGCTGCTGAATTTGCAGCACAGCAGCAGCTCGCGCAGCATGAGTTGGCCATCAACCAGGCATGGCGTGGCGCTAACACTGCTCAGGATGCATCGGCGTTGACCCTGAACAAGTTGCAGCTAGACATCAATTCCTCTGACGTTCGCGCACCTTTCTCCGGTGTTGTCATGGCTGTTCCTGCTCAGCAGGGCAAGCCTGCTGCTGGCGAGGGCCTGGTTACTATCGGCGATGATTCCTCGTTGATTGTTAACGCTGATGTGAAAGAGGCGGACGTGGCTAAGCTGCGTGTTAGTGACAAAGTGACTCTGACCTCCACATCAAGCGGAACCAAGACCTTCCAGGGACGTATCAAGAAGATTGTCAACGTGGCTAAACCCGCAGCTTCTGGATCGGAAAATGCAGGTAAAACAAAGCCTTTGTACCCTGTGGAAATTGAGCTAACCGGAAACCGAGACGGTCTGCTCATCGGCGGTAGCGTCAAAGCACGGGTGAACATTGATAAGAATCGTGAGCCCATTAAGCTTCCTTCAGAGGCCGTTTACCAAGAAAACAATGCCAAGAAGGTGCTTGTTATCGCAGAAAAAGACGGTGTCTCTGTGATCGAGTCTCGCACCGTGACTGTTGGTAACACCACCGATATCATCGCAGAAATCACTGGTGGCGAGCTTAAGCCAGGAGACAAAGTCCTGAATCAGGCTTCCAAGTACAAGGATCTGATTGGTACTCCCGTCACCATGCAACAAAATGCGATTGTTGAAGGCAACTAG
- a CDS encoding ABC transporter ATP-binding protein, with protein MSSTASETSHNQDSLISMRDIVKTYNIGHESELTILPGVNFDVFRNEFVSVVGASGSGKSTLMNIIGLLDQPTSGEYLFDGTDVLTLDEDELAHHRSRNIGFVFQSFNLIGRISALKNVEMPMMYAGVPKKERLERAEELLAMVGMDERMQHNPAELSGGQKQRVAIARALANEPPLLLADEPTGALDSHTGRMVMDLFHSLNQDFGKTIVFITHNPELAAETTRVVTMTDGVIVDGNTLGEGH; from the coding sequence ATGAGCAGTACCGCTTCAGAAACTTCGCATAATCAAGATTCACTTATCTCGATGCGTGACATCGTCAAAACGTACAACATTGGGCATGAGAGTGAATTGACTATCCTGCCTGGCGTTAATTTTGACGTTTTTCGCAATGAGTTCGTTTCCGTCGTCGGTGCTTCTGGCTCCGGTAAATCGACGTTGATGAACATCATTGGCCTGCTAGATCAGCCGACCTCCGGCGAGTATCTCTTTGACGGAACTGATGTTTTAACTCTTGACGAGGACGAGTTAGCGCATCACCGCAGTAGAAATATCGGCTTTGTGTTCCAGAGCTTTAACCTCATCGGGCGTATTTCCGCGTTGAAAAATGTGGAAATGCCCATGATGTATGCCGGCGTTCCCAAGAAAGAACGGCTGGAAAGAGCAGAGGAACTGCTGGCCATGGTGGGAATGGATGAGCGCATGCAGCACAATCCCGCTGAGCTCTCCGGCGGCCAGAAGCAACGCGTGGCTATTGCGCGTGCGCTGGCAAACGAACCTCCGCTTTTGCTTGCCGACGAGCCCACGGGTGCACTTGACTCCCACACCGGGCGCATGGTCATGGATCTTTTCCATAGCCTTAACCAGGACTTTGGCAAGACAATAGTCTTTATTACTCACAACCCCGAGCTGGCTGCTGAGACCACTCGCGTGGTTACTATGACCGACGGCGTGATTGTAGACGGTAATACCTTAGGGGAGGGGCACTAA
- a CDS encoding ABC transporter permease → MTFGESISLALSSLRVNKMRSLLTLLGIIVGIASVIAILTLGKSLQAQTTKSLADAGANDLTIQVTERNKSKDGEQAGFQSSAPVDDSAKLTPDLINQLKNVAGNSIDGISVGEFNQQSATLGYGIREEHVNVLPVNNDYLKIKKINAEYGRVFTPEDTNGERAVAVISPATLEKLFANDPDKAVGAEIDARLPNGTLTSLVVVGVAPKEKSGAGLFGGNTQSNLYVPYTIQSRFNDKPIAWDSVSVRLAQGADEPAVRQTLRSVLDSYYADNSEYHAEVRDNKSAVKSFNATLENISAVVSAIAGISLLVGGIGVMNIMLVTVTERTREIGVRKALGARRRDIKLQFIVESMIICSIGGAIGVFLGGTTGMVGSFLLKELVIPPVGGILLSLGFSLAIGLFFGYYPANKAAKLNPIDALRYE, encoded by the coding sequence ATGACCTTTGGTGAATCAATCTCCCTAGCATTGAGCAGCTTGCGCGTGAATAAGATGCGCTCGCTGTTGACCTTGCTAGGAATTATCGTGGGAATCGCGTCTGTTATTGCGATTTTAACGCTGGGAAAATCGCTGCAGGCTCAAACAACTAAGAGTCTGGCTGATGCGGGTGCTAATGATCTGACTATTCAGGTGACAGAGCGCAATAAGTCAAAGGACGGGGAGCAAGCGGGATTCCAAAGTAGTGCTCCAGTTGATGACTCTGCAAAGTTGACGCCAGACCTTATTAACCAGTTGAAAAACGTGGCAGGAAATAGCATCGACGGGATAAGCGTTGGTGAGTTTAACCAACAGTCCGCCACGCTGGGGTATGGGATCCGTGAAGAGCACGTTAACGTGCTGCCGGTGAATAATGATTATCTCAAGATAAAGAAGATAAACGCAGAGTATGGCCGTGTGTTTACGCCAGAAGACACCAATGGAGAACGTGCAGTTGCAGTTATTTCTCCTGCCACTCTGGAAAAATTATTTGCTAATGACCCAGATAAAGCAGTGGGCGCCGAAATTGATGCGAGGCTTCCTAACGGAACTCTCACGTCCCTGGTTGTTGTGGGCGTAGCTCCTAAAGAAAAATCTGGTGCTGGGCTGTTTGGCGGAAATACCCAATCTAACCTGTACGTTCCATATACAATACAGTCGCGTTTTAATGACAAGCCTATTGCGTGGGACTCTGTATCGGTACGCCTAGCACAGGGAGCCGATGAGCCGGCGGTGCGTCAGACGCTGCGGTCAGTTTTGGACTCATACTATGCAGATAATTCTGAGTATCATGCAGAAGTTCGAGACAATAAGTCTGCAGTGAAATCCTTTAATGCCACGCTAGAGAACATTAGCGCTGTGGTTTCTGCTATTGCTGGTATCTCTCTGCTGGTCGGCGGCATCGGCGTGATGAACATTATGTTGGTCACCGTTACGGAGCGCACCCGGGAGATCGGCGTGAGAAAAGCTCTGGGAGCTAGACGACGTGACATTAAACTGCAATTTATTGTTGAGTCAATGATTATTTGTTCCATCGGCGGAGCTATCGGCGTGTTCTTGGGCGGCACCACAGGCATGGTCGGATCGTTCCTGCTAAAGGAATTGGTGATTCCACCGGTCGGCGGAATCTTATTGTCCTTAGGCTTCTCCTTAGCAATCGGCCTATTTTTCGGCTATTACCCGGCAAATAAGGCGGCTAAACTGAATCCGATTGACGCATTACGTTACGAGTAA
- a CDS encoding DUF5979 domain-containing protein — translation MTDRAPEGWKFTCDGQDTNGYAPAYVTSFIKSGDHPKEVRHVIYNANGDSGGGTRNGFINITQLGDFRQGHNYTLNCRPEEVSVEFPYGLYEQSGPILALTAVTDKTPAPGSIIKNKAKIDHVDVEGHVRFPNAGGLGRGSKGGFTIEKTVVGTDEDKAKDYTFEYECKDSHGAVKKQGSLNVKHNEFKHVKDLEKGLKCTVKEKNSLNQIGRKLTVSWVLFDKNKEVKSFGSESHVDFEIDEKFNEAVHIVVTNKFKENTGGFTLEKKVKYEDDEDEDELEGKEFTFEWKCTTDGKEVVKGSTKLKDKEEN, via the coding sequence GTGACGGATAGAGCGCCTGAAGGATGGAAGTTTACCTGTGATGGCCAGGATACTAATGGCTATGCCCCTGCCTACGTTACCTCTTTTATTAAAAGCGGCGATCACCCCAAAGAAGTTCGCCACGTAATTTATAACGCAAACGGTGACTCTGGAGGTGGAACGCGAAATGGGTTCATTAACATAACTCAGCTAGGAGATTTCCGGCAAGGGCATAATTACACGCTGAACTGTAGACCTGAAGAAGTTTCTGTCGAGTTCCCTTATGGCCTGTACGAGCAATCCGGCCCCATACTAGCGCTCACCGCGGTCACAGATAAAACACCTGCGCCAGGCAGCATTATCAAGAACAAGGCCAAAATTGACCATGTTGATGTTGAGGGGCACGTGCGATTCCCCAACGCTGGTGGCCTAGGCCGTGGCAGCAAGGGTGGCTTTACCATTGAGAAAACCGTGGTGGGCACCGATGAGGACAAAGCCAAAGATTACACATTCGAGTATGAGTGCAAAGATTCCCACGGCGCCGTCAAGAAGCAAGGCTCTCTGAACGTTAAGCATAACGAGTTTAAGCACGTCAAGGACCTTGAGAAAGGGTTGAAGTGCACTGTTAAAGAGAAGAATTCCTTGAACCAAATAGGGCGAAAGCTCACCGTATCATGGGTGCTCTTTGACAAGAACAAAGAGGTTAAGAGCTTTGGTTCCGAATCTCACGTTGACTTTGAGATTGATGAGAAATTCAATGAAGCTGTCCATATTGTTGTGACCAACAAATTCAAAGAAAATACCGGTGGCTTCACCTTGGAAAAGAAGGTCAAATACGAGGACGATGAAGATGAGGATGAGCTAGAGGGTAAGGAGTTCACCTTTGAGTGGAAGTGCACCACTGATGGAAAGGAAGTAGTCAAGGGGTCCACAAAGCTCAAGGACAAGGAAGAAAACTGA
- a CDS encoding Ig-like domain-containing protein: MPAATGRISAGKAIVLTSKATNNIGPSGFAEVEFDWQAKKEAKAGDTIDFTLPSELRAVDTGTIALKDKRGEVVATGKWSDDKFIITLTEFQNRHFDVEGSAFVSVTWKITREFNSYLIFKGCGNESLPGKFEKREGGLFHDDSKIGEYRGYNDKTGKHVIHWSVGIDPKKHKMNMLTVVSL, encoded by the coding sequence GTGCCGGCGGCAACTGGTCGAATCTCCGCTGGAAAAGCGATAGTCCTAACATCCAAGGCAACAAATAATATAGGACCCAGCGGGTTTGCTGAAGTCGAATTTGACTGGCAAGCCAAAAAAGAAGCGAAAGCCGGAGATACCATTGATTTTACGCTCCCCTCAGAGCTCAGGGCAGTGGATACTGGAACTATTGCCCTTAAAGATAAAAGAGGTGAAGTAGTAGCTACCGGTAAGTGGTCAGACGATAAATTCATCATCACGCTAACCGAGTTCCAAAATCGCCACTTTGATGTTGAAGGCAGCGCGTTTGTCTCTGTCACCTGGAAAATTACCCGCGAATTTAACAGCTACCTAATATTCAAGGGCTGCGGTAATGAGAGTCTGCCTGGCAAATTTGAAAAGCGCGAAGGTGGGCTATTCCACGACGATTCCAAGATCGGCGAGTATCGCGGCTATAACGATAAAACCGGCAAACATGTGATCCATTGGTCTGTAGGCATCGACCCTAAAAAACATAAAATGAATATGCTCACCGTCGTGTCGTTGTGA
- a CDS encoding oxidoreductase gives MLDHRSISITELLLENKDAFHTQVFANFYHSNPYARATIAPSEQLVPAVISLIGHLENNGFISDEVKQKFLEHTKLLDARGFHHYTALASAVRSALQTMCTDLPFDKVLAAEQAITSLAFDLNKASNPREPIRASVVEVERRSRRISVVRLIAEENIDYRHGDFLQATTDFLNGHWRYLYPSIPANKSGHIEFHILRNELTTPTGVLTTAREGDQWLLGLGNGHLSIPEDTDLLLIAHSTGLASLRPIILDLMSQSDPPRVHLFFGADYPGELYELAGLWQLAATAPWLSVSPIVKNTADAWWVQPSKYCTAPRGLHIFRSGQAGEVAASYGTWQDRSIIISGPEEDVQASRTALILGGTPSYNIQTLSFSPGPWYLP, from the coding sequence ATGCTAGATCACAGATCTATCTCTATCACGGAGCTTCTCCTTGAGAATAAAGACGCGTTTCATACGCAGGTATTTGCCAACTTCTACCACAGCAATCCCTATGCGCGCGCCACAATTGCCCCCAGTGAGCAGCTTGTCCCTGCCGTCATCTCACTGATTGGTCACCTAGAAAACAACGGATTTATATCCGATGAGGTAAAACAGAAGTTCCTTGAGCATACAAAGCTACTCGACGCCCGCGGCTTCCATCACTACACAGCCCTAGCCAGCGCGGTCCGGAGTGCGCTGCAGACGATGTGCACCGACCTGCCCTTTGATAAGGTCCTTGCGGCGGAGCAGGCGATTACATCACTCGCGTTTGACTTAAATAAGGCTAGTAACCCTCGTGAGCCCATCAGGGCCTCTGTAGTGGAAGTTGAACGCCGCAGCCGCAGAATATCCGTGGTACGGCTCATCGCAGAAGAAAACATCGACTACCGCCATGGGGATTTTTTACAGGCCACAACGGATTTTCTTAATGGGCACTGGCGGTATCTCTACCCTTCCATCCCAGCCAATAAGTCGGGACATATCGAGTTCCACATACTGCGCAATGAGCTCACCACCCCCACGGGAGTGCTCACCACTGCCCGCGAGGGAGATCAGTGGCTGCTGGGATTAGGAAACGGGCATCTCTCCATCCCCGAGGACACAGATCTGCTCCTGATCGCACACTCCACCGGCCTTGCCAGCCTGCGACCCATCATCCTAGACCTCATGTCCCAGTCTGATCCGCCACGGGTTCACCTCTTCTTTGGTGCCGATTACCCTGGAGAGCTCTATGAACTCGCAGGTCTATGGCAGCTAGCTGCCACCGCCCCCTGGCTCTCAGTGTCCCCGATCGTAAAAAACACGGCCGACGCATGGTGGGTCCAGCCGAGCAAATATTGCACTGCTCCGCGTGGTCTCCACATATTCCGCAGCGGTCAAGCAGGCGAGGTCGCAGCCAGCTACGGCACGTGGCAGGACAGATCCATCATCATCTCTGGGCCGGAAGAAGACGTACAGGCCAGCCGCACTGCTCTTATCCTAGGAGGCACACCTTCTTATAACATCCAGACGTTAAGCTTCTCCCCCGGCCCCTGGTACCTCCCCTAA